The proteins below come from a single Gemmatimonadaceae bacterium genomic window:
- a CDS encoding PDZ domain-containing protein, whose protein sequence is MRIDPHSPAAAAGLQVGDTVEAINGQELSGVPLPELLRYKAGQVVSLRVRRAGKSLVVRATTVQRTPELEARLGARPPSRRP, encoded by the coding sequence ATGCGCATCGACCCGCACTCCCCCGCCGCCGCCGCCGGCCTCCAGGTTGGGGACACGGTAGAGGCAATCAACGGCCAGGAGCTCTCCGGGGTTCCACTCCCGGAGCTGCTGCGGTACAAAGCCGGGCAAGTTGTATCACTTCGGGTCCGCCGAGCGGGCAAGTCCCTCGTCGTCAGGGCGACTACGGTGCAGCGGACTCCGGAACTCGAAGCTCGTCTCGGGGCGCGCCCGCCATCACGGCGTCCCTGA
- a CDS encoding TonB-dependent receptor: MRTILLLALTTLSALPAAAQSDTTRRTVPDSIRARSLGAVKVTGRIDDLSGVASSASEGRVGASDFRLRPLMREGELLETVPGMIVTQHSGDGKANQLFVRGFNLDHGTDFQTRLDGMPVNNPSHAHGQGYTDLNFLIPELVEHIDYRLGVHHASLGDFGSAGGAEFHLARSLDRPFISLEGGRWGYSRLAAGASRDVGPGTLLIGGEGKAYDGPWSVDQRLRKASGLVRYSWGAPTSRFSVLGLGYNNRWNASDQLPLRAVESGSVSRFGQIDPSLGGESDRYSLSGSWNRLGGTSTQVVQVYGIRSTLDLYSNFTYLLDDATDGDQFNQRERRSVIGANAQHKQQGRLFGREATLTLGLQHRTDVVDDIGLHRTRDRQRLSTVRQDDVTQSGTGLFGEAEVRWAPKLRTVVGLRGDAYQFRVTGDPVNSGRTTDAIASPKASLIFTPSSRVELYLSGGLGFHSNDARGTTITVDPNSGDQATRVDPLVRSRGVELGLRATPVTGLRSTVTVWALELASELVFVGDGGTTEPSDRSRRSGITFANFYRPIAPLSFDADVSLARARFVGVGADANRIPGALENVIAAGATWGGLGRGPFASLRLRHFGAYPLIEDNSVRATGTTLMNGEVGIELPRMRLQLSVLNLLNARARDIQYYYASRLAGEPAGGIEDVHFHPVEPRQVRLGVRF; this comes from the coding sequence ATGCGCACCATTCTCCTCCTGGCGCTGACGACCCTGTCGGCGTTGCCTGCTGCCGCGCAGTCCGACACCACGCGGCGTACCGTTCCCGATTCGATACGTGCCCGATCGCTTGGCGCGGTGAAGGTCACCGGGCGTATCGACGACCTCTCAGGCGTGGCGTCGAGCGCGTCCGAGGGCCGTGTCGGCGCGTCGGACTTCAGGTTGCGTCCCCTCATGCGCGAGGGCGAACTGCTGGAGACCGTGCCCGGCATGATCGTCACGCAGCACTCCGGCGACGGCAAGGCGAACCAGCTCTTCGTTCGCGGTTTCAATCTCGACCACGGCACCGATTTCCAGACGCGGCTCGACGGCATGCCGGTGAACAATCCGTCGCACGCCCACGGGCAGGGCTACACCGACCTCAACTTCCTCATTCCCGAACTCGTCGAGCACATCGACTACCGGCTGGGCGTGCACCACGCCTCGTTAGGCGATTTTGGCAGCGCGGGCGGTGCGGAGTTTCACCTGGCCAGGTCCCTCGACCGGCCGTTCATCTCGCTGGAGGGCGGGCGGTGGGGGTACTCGCGCCTCGCCGCGGGCGCATCACGCGACGTTGGCCCGGGAACGCTGCTGATTGGTGGCGAGGGCAAGGCGTATGATGGCCCGTGGTCGGTGGACCAGCGCCTGCGAAAAGCGAGCGGGCTGGTGCGCTACTCGTGGGGTGCGCCGACGTCGCGCTTTTCGGTGCTTGGACTGGGATACAACAACCGATGGAACGCATCCGACCAACTGCCGTTGCGGGCCGTGGAGTCGGGATCGGTATCCCGCTTCGGGCAGATCGACCCATCGCTCGGTGGCGAATCGGACCGCTACAGCCTCTCGGGGTCATGGAATCGCCTCGGTGGAACGTCCACACAGGTCGTGCAGGTCTACGGCATTCGATCCACGCTCGACCTCTACTCCAACTTCACGTACCTGCTCGACGACGCCACCGACGGCGACCAGTTCAACCAACGCGAACGTCGCAGCGTGATCGGCGCGAACGCGCAGCACAAGCAGCAGGGCCGGCTCTTTGGTCGGGAGGCGACGCTCACGCTGGGCCTGCAGCATCGCACCGACGTGGTGGACGACATCGGGCTGCACCGGACGCGCGATCGCCAGCGGCTGTCGACCGTACGGCAGGACGACGTCACCCAGTCCGGCACCGGGCTTTTCGGCGAGGCCGAGGTGCGCTGGGCGCCGAAGTTGCGGACGGTGGTGGGGCTGCGCGGAGACGCGTACCAGTTCCGCGTGACCGGGGATCCCGTGAATTCCGGTCGCACGACGGACGCGATCGCGAGTCCCAAGGCGTCGTTGATCTTTACGCCGTCGTCTCGCGTGGAGCTGTACCTGAGCGGCGGACTCGGCTTCCACAGCAACGATGCGCGCGGCACGACGATCACGGTGGATCCCAACAGCGGCGACCAGGCCACGCGCGTGGATCCCCTGGTGCGTTCACGCGGTGTCGAGCTCGGCCTGCGCGCGACGCCGGTGACGGGTCTGCGTTCGACTGTGACCGTGTGGGCGCTGGAACTGGCGAGCGAACTGGTCTTTGTGGGCGACGGTGGCACGACGGAGCCATCGGATCGCAGTCGGCGTTCCGGCATCACGTTCGCGAACTTCTATCGGCCCATCGCGCCGCTGTCGTTCGATGCGGACGTCTCCCTTGCCCGCGCTCGCTTTGTTGGTGTAGGGGCTGACGCCAACCGGATTCCCGGCGCGCTCGAGAACGTCATCGCCGCCGGTGCCACCTGGGGCGGACTCGGCCGCGGGCCGTTTGCGAGCCTGCGGCTCCGGCATTTCGGCGCGTATCCGTTGATCGAGGACAATAGCGTCCGTGCGACCGGGACCACGCTCATGAACGGCGAGGTTGGCATCGAACTCCCGCGCATGCGCCTGCAGCTCAGCGTGCTCAACCTGCTGAACGCCAGGGCCCGCGACATCCAGTACTACTATGCCTCGCGCCTGGCCGGCGAACCCGCGGGCGGAATTGAAGACGTGCACTTCCACCCGGTCGAGCCCCGTCAGGTGCGGCTCGGCGTGAGGTTCTGA